One Pecten maximus chromosome 7, xPecMax1.1, whole genome shotgun sequence genomic window carries:
- the LOC117330513 gene encoding haloacid dehalogenase-like hydrolase domain-containing 5 isoform X1, producing the protein MRVHFNNNNNGEEEYLSDSDTASTTSSESPVWDLAINEQPEFGILFDVDGVLARGSNPLDPAIQAIKLLTDTEGNLRVPVAYVTNACNRSHDKAAQIQNWFNIPVSPNQVIHAPTPARLLTEYHDKHVLVVGQEHRQEIAEDIGFTNTCTIEDIRDAYPFLDMVDHDNRTRVAAGSFSDNPSFPRVEAILMIGEPKRWESSLQLLIDLLLTEGKPTSAPTSVKDVRQLPIIACNMDLVFMAEACMPRFGHGAFLVCLEALYRKITGQDLDYTALIGKPCEITYRYAEHTIAAEAKKIGITRPIKKLYFIGDNPHVDIVGANLYDRFLKQSKTGNGHIHKPLPRSRSIPCSDHLMEQTVQAMESLLVGTGVYNEEKESKKTDNSDVYHGHRDIMHEPELAKPTRFVKDVYHGLQHIFEQENFRVAT; encoded by the exons ATGAGGGTGCATTTTAACAATAACAACAATGGAGAGGAGGAATATCTTTCAG aCTCCGACACTGCCAGTACCACCAGCAGTGAAAGTCCTGTGTGGGACCTTGCAATCAATGAACAG CCGGAATTCGGTATCCTGTTTGATGTCGATGGGGTGCTAGCCAGGGGAAGCAACCCATTGGACCCCGCCATACAGGCCATCAaattactgacagatactgaAGGCAACCTTCGTGTTCCAGTGGCTTACGTCACGAATGCCTGCAACAGAAGCCATGACAAGGCTGCCCAGATACAGAACTGGTTCAACATTCCG GTAAGCCCAAACCAGGTAATACACGCCCCTACACCTGCCCGCCTCCTCACAGAGTACCATGACAAGCACGTGCTGGTGGTGGGACAAGAACACAGACAGGAGATAGCAGAAGA TATTGGGTTCACCAACACGTGTACGATAGAGGATATCCGAGATGCATATCCCTTCCTGGACATGGTTGACCATGACAACCGGACACGAGTG GCCGCCGGAAGCTTCAGCGATAATCCAAGCTTTCCACGAGTTGAAG CAATCCTGATGATTGGCGAGCCAAAGCGTTGGGAGTCCTCCCTCCAGCTTCTTATTGATCTACTTCTGACGGAGGGCAAGCCCACATCTGCGCCAACCTCTGTCAAAGACGTCCGACAGTTGCCCATCATCGCCTGCAATATGGACCTTGTGTTCATGGCCGAGGCATGCATGCCAAGATTCGGACACGGGGCCTTCCTCGTCTGTCTCGAGGCTTTGTACAGG AAAATAACGGGACAGGACCTGGACTACACTGCATTGATAGGCAAACCCTGTGAGATCACATACAGATATGCAGAACACACCATTGCCGCAGAGGCTAAGAAAATTGGAATCACGCGACCAATCAAGAAGCTTTATTTCATTGG AGATAATCCGCACGTGGACATCGTCGGCGCCAACCTTTATGATCGGTTTCTAAAACAAAGCAAAACTGGAAATGGACATATTCACAAACCTCtcccaaggtcaaggtcaatccCATGTAGCGATCACCTGATGGAGCAAACTGTACAAGCAATGGAAAGTCTGCTGGTTGGAACTGGGGTCTACAACGAAGAGAAGGAATCCAAGAAGACAGACAACTCCGATGTGTATCACGGGCATCGCGACATCATGCATGAGCCAGAACTCGCAAAACCCACGCGCTTCGTGAAAGACGTTTACCATGGCCTTCAACATATATTCGAACAGGAGAACTTTCGTGTAGCGACATGa
- the LOC117330513 gene encoding haloacid dehalogenase-like hydrolase domain-containing 5 isoform X2, producing MFSMLRMKTASLCLRALGQQARRLASCVVPEFGILFDVDGVLARGSNPLDPAIQAIKLLTDTEGNLRVPVAYVTNACNRSHDKAAQIQNWFNIPVSPNQVIHAPTPARLLTEYHDKHVLVVGQEHRQEIAEDIGFTNTCTIEDIRDAYPFLDMVDHDNRTRVAAGSFSDNPSFPRVEAILMIGEPKRWESSLQLLIDLLLTEGKPTSAPTSVKDVRQLPIIACNMDLVFMAEACMPRFGHGAFLVCLEALYRKITGQDLDYTALIGKPCEITYRYAEHTIAAEAKKIGITRPIKKLYFIGDNPHVDIVGANLYDRFLKQSKTGNGHIHKPLPRSRSIPCSDHLMEQTVQAMESLLVGTGVYNEEKESKKTDNSDVYHGHRDIMHEPELAKPTRFVKDVYHGLQHIFEQENFRVAT from the exons ATGTTTTCAATGCTGCGTATGAAAACTGCTTCTCTGTGTTTACGTGCCCTGGGTCAGCAAGCCCGTCGTTTGGCATCATGTGTTGTG CCGGAATTCGGTATCCTGTTTGATGTCGATGGGGTGCTAGCCAGGGGAAGCAACCCATTGGACCCCGCCATACAGGCCATCAaattactgacagatactgaAGGCAACCTTCGTGTTCCAGTGGCTTACGTCACGAATGCCTGCAACAGAAGCCATGACAAGGCTGCCCAGATACAGAACTGGTTCAACATTCCG GTAAGCCCAAACCAGGTAATACACGCCCCTACACCTGCCCGCCTCCTCACAGAGTACCATGACAAGCACGTGCTGGTGGTGGGACAAGAACACAGACAGGAGATAGCAGAAGA TATTGGGTTCACCAACACGTGTACGATAGAGGATATCCGAGATGCATATCCCTTCCTGGACATGGTTGACCATGACAACCGGACACGAGTG GCCGCCGGAAGCTTCAGCGATAATCCAAGCTTTCCACGAGTTGAAG CAATCCTGATGATTGGCGAGCCAAAGCGTTGGGAGTCCTCCCTCCAGCTTCTTATTGATCTACTTCTGACGGAGGGCAAGCCCACATCTGCGCCAACCTCTGTCAAAGACGTCCGACAGTTGCCCATCATCGCCTGCAATATGGACCTTGTGTTCATGGCCGAGGCATGCATGCCAAGATTCGGACACGGGGCCTTCCTCGTCTGTCTCGAGGCTTTGTACAGG AAAATAACGGGACAGGACCTGGACTACACTGCATTGATAGGCAAACCCTGTGAGATCACATACAGATATGCAGAACACACCATTGCCGCAGAGGCTAAGAAAATTGGAATCACGCGACCAATCAAGAAGCTTTATTTCATTGG AGATAATCCGCACGTGGACATCGTCGGCGCCAACCTTTATGATCGGTTTCTAAAACAAAGCAAAACTGGAAATGGACATATTCACAAACCTCtcccaaggtcaaggtcaatccCATGTAGCGATCACCTGATGGAGCAAACTGTACAAGCAATGGAAAGTCTGCTGGTTGGAACTGGGGTCTACAACGAAGAGAAGGAATCCAAGAAGACAGACAACTCCGATGTGTATCACGGGCATCGCGACATCATGCATGAGCCAGAACTCGCAAAACCCACGCGCTTCGTGAAAGACGTTTACCATGGCCTTCAACATATATTCGAACAGGAGAACTTTCGTGTAGCGACATGa
- the LOC117330514 gene encoding uncharacterized protein LOC117330514 isoform X2, translating to MESTTNVHTSHPVWTHDVTNTTTNGTMTTTVTPPVPEMHHDLMWLVPTLFGMFFFLIGMAWFLFYCIKKCEIATMAFCYRKFGLCPPDERSKMFYNSLGEDNETDSDTLYLKDVQSPTRYRDSASEDDSGPTL from the exons ATGGAGAGCACCACTAACGTACACACGTCACACCCTGTTTGGACGCATGACGTCACAAACACTACTACAAATGGCACCATGACAACTACAGTGACTCCTCCAGTTCCGGAAATGCACCACGATTTGATGTGGCTTGTCCCCACACTGTTTGGCATGTTCTTCTTCCTGATAGGAATGGCATGGTTCCTATTCTACTGTATTAAAAAGTGCGAGATTGCCACCATGGCATTTTGTTACAGAAAATTTGGACTGTGTCCACCTGATGAACGAAGTAAGATGTTCTACAATTCACTTGGAGAGGACAATGAAACAGACTCTGATACTCTCTATCTAAAGG ACGTGCAATCACCGACAAGGTATCGAGATTCTGCATCAGAAGACGATTCGGGACCGACCCTGTGA
- the LOC117330514 gene encoding uncharacterized protein LOC117330514 isoform X1 — protein sequence MESTTNVHTSHPVWTHDVTNTTTNGTMTTTVTPPVPEMHHDLMWLVPTLFGMFFFLIGMAWFLFYCIKKCEIATMAFCYRKFGLCPPDERSKMFYNSLGEDNETDSDTLYLKDKLFTVTPRNGNMYPGIRVSPPNYSTISPVPELILDSQVLKSPPSKTVQ from the exons ATGGAGAGCACCACTAACGTACACACGTCACACCCTGTTTGGACGCATGACGTCACAAACACTACTACAAATGGCACCATGACAACTACAGTGACTCCTCCAGTTCCGGAAATGCACCACGATTTGATGTGGCTTGTCCCCACACTGTTTGGCATGTTCTTCTTCCTGATAGGAATGGCATGGTTCCTATTCTACTGTATTAAAAAGTGCGAGATTGCCACCATGGCATTTTGTTACAGAAAATTTGGACTGTGTCCACCTGATGAACGAAGTAAGATGTTCTACAATTCACTTGGAGAGGACAATGAAACAGACTCTGATACTCTCTATCTAAAGG ATAAGTTGTTCACCGTCACTCCGAGGAATGGAAACATGTACCCAGGGATCCGTGTTTCCCCGCCGAACTACTCCACAATCTCCCCCGTCCCCGAACTTATCCTGGACAGCCAGGTTCTCAAATCTCCGCCCTCTAAGACGGTCCAGTGA